One segment of Stenotrophomonas sp. SAU14A_NAIMI4_8 DNA contains the following:
- a CDS encoding OprO/OprP family phosphate-selective porin, translating to MKLHHQLLTVAVAAALYVPAAHAEVAIDVIGGSEITFEGLVQADGNWFDNDVVDLNGGDAGNGKDSEFELRRAELVLKGKGPGNVEWVVGYDAKADKFLDTNVKYKLAGNSSHFLQLGQFKQPNSLEELSSTKNNDFISKAAVTNTYAVARRLGGAYSYGQDNWSVTASAFGRELTRNLAHGSGYGARGTWAPINDKGQVLHFGLSYVDYDADADTLRVRARPNADLATARLVDSGNMTDTDRVSTVGAEAMYFQGPFKAQAEYYSSKAKRYDHDNYTSDGYYVSGVWNVTGETWSYKGGTPGTGLPDNPASGQWQLGVRYDHMDLNDGNLSANPVAGRPPIVDGVLGGKMDIWTVGANWYWRSNFKLMLNYVMVDSKKYSSSARGFVNDDPNILEARAQFFW from the coding sequence ATGAAACTGCATCACCAACTCCTGACGGTGGCCGTGGCTGCTGCGCTGTATGTGCCGGCTGCCCACGCTGAAGTCGCCATCGATGTGATCGGCGGTTCGGAAATCACCTTCGAAGGCCTGGTCCAGGCCGACGGCAACTGGTTCGACAATGACGTCGTGGACCTCAACGGCGGTGACGCCGGCAACGGCAAGGACAGCGAATTCGAACTGCGCCGCGCCGAGCTGGTGCTGAAGGGCAAGGGCCCGGGCAACGTGGAATGGGTAGTCGGCTACGACGCCAAGGCCGACAAGTTCCTGGACACCAACGTGAAGTACAAGCTGGCCGGCAACAGCAGCCACTTCCTGCAGCTGGGCCAGTTCAAGCAGCCCAACAGCCTGGAAGAACTGTCCAGCACCAAGAACAACGACTTCATTTCCAAGGCCGCAGTGACCAACACCTACGCCGTCGCCCGTCGCCTGGGTGGCGCGTACAGCTACGGCCAGGACAACTGGTCGGTCACCGCCAGCGCCTTCGGCCGCGAACTGACCCGCAACCTGGCCCACGGCAGCGGCTACGGCGCACGCGGTACCTGGGCGCCGATCAACGACAAGGGCCAGGTGCTGCACTTCGGCCTGAGCTATGTGGACTACGACGCCGACGCCGACACCCTGCGCGTGCGTGCCCGTCCCAACGCCGACCTGGCCACCGCGCGCCTGGTCGACAGCGGCAACATGACCGACACCGACCGCGTCAGCACCGTCGGCGCCGAAGCCATGTACTTCCAGGGCCCGTTCAAGGCCCAGGCCGAGTACTACAGCAGCAAGGCCAAGCGCTATGACCACGACAACTACACCAGCGACGGCTACTACGTCAGCGGCGTGTGGAACGTGACCGGCGAAACCTGGAGCTACAAGGGCGGCACCCCGGGCACCGGCCTGCCGGACAACCCGGCCAGCGGCCAGTGGCAGCTGGGCGTGCGCTACGACCACATGGATCTGAACGACGGCAACCTGAGTGCCAACCCGGTGGCCGGCCGTCCGCCGATCGTCGATGGCGTGCTGGGCGGCAAGATGGACATCTGGACCGTCGGCGCCAACTGGTACTGGCGTTCGAACTTCAAGCTGATGCTGAACTACGTGATGGTGGACAGCAAGAAGTACAGCTCCAGCGCCCGCGGCTTCGTCAATGACGATCCGAACATCCTGGAAGCCCGCGCCCAGTTCTTCTGGTAA
- the nth gene encoding endonuclease III codes for MATAKKTPRAPARRGSVMPRADVVEMFTRLRELNPHPKTELEYSTPFELLVAVALSAQATDVGVNKATRRLFPVANTPAAILALGEEGLKKYIATIGLFNAKAKNVIATCAILLEKHGGEVPRDRDALEALPGVGRKTANVVLNTAFGEPVMAVDTHIFRVANRTGLAPGKNVREVEDRLVKAIPAEFLLDAHHWLILHGRYVCKARKPDCPGCVIADLCRFKEKTPA; via the coding sequence ATGGCCACGGCGAAGAAGACCCCGCGCGCACCGGCGCGCCGCGGCAGCGTGATGCCGCGCGCCGACGTGGTGGAGATGTTCACCCGTCTGCGCGAACTCAATCCGCACCCGAAGACCGAACTGGAATACAGCACGCCCTTCGAGCTGCTGGTGGCGGTAGCGCTGTCCGCGCAGGCCACCGACGTGGGCGTGAACAAGGCTACCCGCCGCCTGTTCCCGGTCGCCAATACCCCAGCGGCGATCCTGGCACTGGGCGAGGAAGGCCTGAAGAAGTACATCGCCACGATTGGTCTGTTCAACGCCAAGGCGAAGAACGTGATCGCCACCTGCGCGATCCTGCTGGAAAAGCATGGCGGCGAAGTGCCGCGCGATCGCGACGCACTGGAAGCCCTGCCCGGCGTGGGCCGCAAGACCGCCAACGTAGTGCTCAACACCGCGTTCGGCGAGCCGGTGATGGCGGTGGACACGCACATCTTCCGCGTGGCCAACCGCACCGGGCTGGCCCCGGGCAAGAACGTGCGCGAAGTCGAGGACCGGCTGGTGAAGGCCATTCCGGCCGAGTTCCTGCTGGATGCGCACCACTGGCTGATCCTGCACGGGCGCTATGTGTGCAAGGCACGCAAACCGGATTGCCCGGGCTGCGTGATTGCCGATCTGTGCCGGTTCAAGGAAAAAACCCCCGCGTAG
- a CDS encoding enoyl-CoA hydratase-related protein: MAPAPAEHPVTVADDGAVRTLTVQRPEKLNALNAATLQALAQAFSAAAAEPSVRVVVLTGAGPKAFVAGADIAEMNTLSAVQGRDFSLLGQQLMRQIERMPKPVVARVNGFALGGGLELAMACHLRIAADTAKVGQPEINLGLIPGFGGSQRLLRLCGRAATLQLCLLGTPIDAARALALGIVNEVVPADALDARVQAVARQLAQSAPLALRGLLDAVHVGGECSLESGLEYESAQFGLLFATEDMREGTSAFLQRRPPAFQNR, encoded by the coding sequence GTGGCCCCAGCCCCCGCCGAGCACCCCGTTACCGTGGCCGACGACGGTGCCGTCCGCACCCTCACCGTGCAGCGCCCGGAGAAGCTCAATGCACTGAACGCGGCCACCCTGCAGGCTTTGGCGCAGGCATTCAGCGCCGCGGCGGCCGAGCCTTCGGTGCGGGTGGTGGTGCTGACCGGGGCCGGCCCCAAGGCCTTCGTGGCCGGGGCCGATATCGCGGAAATGAACACGCTCAGCGCGGTTCAGGGACGTGACTTCTCGCTGTTGGGCCAGCAGCTGATGCGGCAGATCGAGCGCATGCCCAAGCCGGTGGTCGCCCGGGTGAACGGGTTCGCACTGGGCGGCGGGCTGGAACTGGCCATGGCATGCCACCTGCGCATCGCGGCCGATACCGCCAAGGTCGGCCAGCCGGAGATCAATCTGGGGCTGATTCCCGGTTTCGGCGGCAGCCAGCGCCTGCTGCGCCTGTGCGGCCGCGCCGCCACCCTGCAACTGTGCCTGCTGGGCACCCCGATCGATGCCGCCCGTGCGCTGGCGCTGGGCATCGTCAACGAAGTGGTGCCCGCCGATGCGCTGGACGCGCGCGTGCAGGCCGTGGCGCGGCAACTGGCGCAGTCGGCGCCGCTGGCCCTGCGTGGCCTGCTGGACGCGGTACACGTGGGGGGCGAATGCAGCCTGGAATCCGGTCTGGAATACGAGAGCGCGCAGTTCGGCCTGCTGTTCGCCACCGAGGACATGCGCGAAGGCACCAGCGCGTTCCTGCAGCGGCGCCCGCCGGCCTTCCAGAACCGCTGA
- a CDS encoding FKBP-type peptidyl-prolyl cis-trans isomerase N-terminal domain-containing protein — translation MKLRSIAVAVAALALTGNAFAQDVSSEKGKLSYYFGYDYGNNLAELTARGEQLDINSVVKGLQDAYAKKQPAITADQLKPAVEAFQKREQGRAQAAKAEYEKAAAENKTKSDQFVAANKAKAGVQSLPSGVQYRVIEAGKGAKPTQASTVQLEVAGPYPFGQRPTEARPAQQIPSIKVSEVEMKAMRETLLQMPAGSKWEITLPPDQAYGADPRTGFPPNVAVQFEVKLVSVK, via the coding sequence ATGAAGTTGCGTTCTATCGCGGTCGCCGTCGCGGCCCTGGCCCTGACGGGCAATGCCTTCGCCCAGGACGTCTCGTCCGAAAAGGGCAAGCTGAGCTACTACTTCGGTTACGACTACGGCAACAACCTGGCAGAGCTGACCGCCCGCGGTGAGCAGCTGGACATCAACTCGGTGGTGAAGGGTCTGCAGGACGCCTACGCCAAGAAGCAGCCGGCGATCACCGCCGACCAGCTGAAGCCGGCCGTTGAAGCTTTCCAGAAGCGCGAGCAGGGCCGTGCCCAGGCTGCCAAGGCCGAGTACGAAAAGGCTGCTGCCGAAAACAAGACCAAGAGCGACCAGTTCGTTGCGGCCAACAAGGCCAAGGCGGGCGTGCAGTCGCTGCCGAGCGGTGTGCAGTACCGCGTGATCGAAGCCGGCAAGGGCGCCAAGCCGACCCAGGCCAGCACCGTGCAGCTGGAAGTGGCCGGTCCGTACCCGTTCGGCCAGCGTCCGACCGAAGCGCGTCCGGCTCAGCAGATTCCGTCGATCAAGGTCAGCGAAGTCGAAATGAAGGCCATGCGCGAGACCCTGCTGCAGATGCCGGCAGGCTCGAAGTGGGAAATCACCCTGCCGCCGGACCAGGCGTACGGCGCCGACCCGCGTACCGGCTTCCCGCCGAACGTGGCGGTGCAGTTCGAAGTGAAGCTGGTCAGCGTCAAGTAA
- a CDS encoding CoA pyrophosphatase, with translation MEETSRVVASPCIGVCKLDLARHCTGCGRTLDEIARWSSMSDTERDHVLHRLLPLREQLQHSLRGSLADHERLLRALHPLAEPPQGDGWNRSELIDLLPPGPAVEAAVLAGIVPRANGAQVILTRRTETLRQHGGQVGFPGGRTEPDDRDALAAALRESQEEIALAPTQVQALGYLDPFVTITGYRVTPVVAVIDPDFVPVAQPSEVAEVFEVPLDYLMAPDNLHQVEINHRGRVRHVLEYGWPGQRIWGATAAILYNLRRRLEQVT, from the coding sequence ATGGAAGAAACGTCGCGTGTTGTCGCAAGCCCCTGCATCGGCGTGTGCAAGCTGGACCTGGCCCGGCACTGTACCGGCTGCGGGCGCACCCTCGATGAAATCGCGCGGTGGTCGTCGATGAGCGACACCGAACGCGACCACGTGCTGCATCGGCTGCTGCCGCTGCGCGAACAACTGCAGCACTCCCTGCGGGGTTCGCTGGCCGACCACGAACGCCTGCTGCGTGCGCTGCACCCGCTGGCCGAGCCGCCGCAGGGCGATGGCTGGAACCGCAGCGAACTGATCGACCTGCTGCCGCCGGGCCCGGCGGTGGAGGCGGCCGTGCTGGCCGGCATCGTGCCGCGTGCCAATGGCGCGCAGGTGATCCTGACCCGCCGCACCGAAACCCTGCGCCAGCATGGCGGCCAGGTCGGTTTTCCCGGTGGGCGCACCGAACCGGATGACCGCGACGCACTGGCAGCTGCGCTGCGCGAAAGCCAGGAAGAGATCGCGCTGGCGCCCACCCAGGTGCAGGCGCTGGGCTACCTGGACCCGTTCGTGACCATTACCGGTTATCGGGTCACCCCGGTGGTGGCGGTGATCGATCCGGACTTCGTGCCGGTGGCACAGCCCAGCGAAGTGGCCGAAGTATTCGAAGTGCCGCTGGATTACCTGATGGCGCCGGACAACCTGCACCAGGTCGAAATCAACCATCGTGGGCGCGTGCGCCACGTGCTGGAATATGGCTGGCCCGGGCAACGGATCTGGGGCGCCACGGCCGCCATCCTCTACAACCTGCGCCGCCGCCTGGAGCAAGTGACATGA
- a CDS encoding sulfurtransferase — translation MTPNDTTWTTLVDVPRLAAALGESIRVVDARATASTAVRVVDARASLADPQAGAGQYAAGHIPGAVYADLNHDLSDLGRSGHGRHPLPDSDAFAATLGQWGITPETQVVVYDGSDGSMAAARLWWLLRLIGHSRVAVLDGGMAAWLAAGQPVVTGRSEVVAQPPYPGRFDSTQVASADEIAARLKHAPGWLVDARAGERFRGEVEPLDPVAGHVPGAVNRPFALNVADGRLRDAQELRAELQSVIGNQDPQRVVLMCGSGVTACHLLLAMESAGLSGARLYADSWSGWVSDSSRPVATGA, via the coding sequence ATGACGCCGAACGACACGACGTGGACCACCCTGGTCGATGTGCCCCGCCTGGCCGCTGCACTGGGCGAATCCATCCGCGTGGTCGATGCCCGCGCCACTGCCAGCACCGCCGTGCGCGTGGTCGATGCGCGCGCATCGCTGGCCGACCCGCAGGCCGGGGCAGGGCAGTACGCCGCCGGCCATATTCCCGGTGCGGTGTACGCCGATCTGAACCACGATCTGTCCGACCTGGGCCGCAGCGGCCACGGCCGCCACCCACTGCCGGACAGCGATGCCTTTGCCGCAACGCTGGGGCAGTGGGGCATCACCCCCGAAACCCAGGTGGTGGTGTACGACGGCAGCGATGGCAGCATGGCCGCCGCGCGCCTGTGGTGGCTGCTTCGCTTGATCGGGCACAGCCGCGTGGCCGTGCTCGACGGCGGCATGGCGGCCTGGCTTGCAGCCGGCCAGCCGGTGGTGACCGGCCGCAGCGAGGTCGTCGCCCAGCCGCCCTATCCGGGCCGCTTCGACAGCACCCAGGTGGCCAGCGCTGATGAGATCGCCGCACGCCTGAAGCACGCCCCCGGCTGGCTGGTGGACGCCCGTGCCGGCGAGCGCTTCCGCGGTGAAGTGGAGCCCTTGGATCCGGTGGCCGGGCATGTGCCCGGAGCGGTCAACCGCCCCTTCGCCCTGAACGTGGCCGACGGTCGCCTGCGCGATGCGCAGGAACTGCGCGCCGAACTGCAGAGCGTGATCGGCAACCAGGACCCGCAGCGGGTGGTGCTGATGTGCGGCTCGGGCGTGACCGCCTGCCACCTGCTGCTGGCGATGGAAAGCGCCGGTCTGAGCGGCGCGCGCCTTTACGCCGATTCCTGGAGCGGCTGGGTAAGCGACAGCAGCCGCCCGGTCGCCACCGGCGCGTAA
- a CDS encoding N-acetylmuramoyl-L-alanine amidase, whose amino-acid sequence MPNPLLPGLQLQPLPYHDRLPLRDPASLRMVVIHCTELPDLAMAREYGERVLYDSGAGNSGHFYIDRDGSVVQYVAPERIAHHVRGMNADTVGIELVNTGRYPDWFDSRHQAMDEPYTEAQLQALEALLQALVARYPSLRQIAGHDQLDLEQVPASDDPTLTVARKRDPGPLFPWARVLAKVPLQPVG is encoded by the coding sequence ATGCCCAACCCGCTCCTGCCCGGCCTGCAGCTGCAGCCGCTGCCCTACCACGACCGCCTGCCCCTGCGTGACCCGGCCAGCCTGCGCATGGTGGTCATCCACTGCACCGAACTGCCGGACCTGGCCATGGCCCGCGAGTATGGTGAGCGCGTGCTGTATGACAGTGGCGCCGGCAACAGCGGCCATTTCTACATCGATCGCGACGGCAGCGTGGTGCAGTACGTGGCGCCCGAACGCATCGCCCACCACGTGCGCGGCATGAACGCGGACACGGTGGGCATCGAACTGGTCAACACCGGGCGTTACCCGGACTGGTTCGACAGCCGTCACCAGGCGATGGACGAGCCGTATACCGAGGCGCAGCTGCAGGCGCTGGAGGCCCTGCTGCAGGCGCTGGTGGCGCGCTATCCGTCGCTGCGGCAGATTGCCGGGCATGACCAGCTGGACCTGGAACAGGTACCGGCCAGCGATGATCCAACGCTGACGGTGGCGCGCAAGCGCGATCCCGGCCCGTTGTTCCCCTGGGCACGGGTGCTGGCGAAGGTGCCGCTGCAACCGGTGGGGTGA
- the rlmKL gene encoding bifunctional 23S rRNA (guanine(2069)-N(7))-methyltransferase RlmK/23S rRNA (guanine(2445)-N(2))-methyltransferase RlmL encodes MKFFVSCAKGLEYLLADELSALGLGKATATIAGVNAEGELAQALRIVMWSRLASRVLWPIDEFDCPDEQALYDGVRALPWHEHIKPEMTLAVDAHVSGDKITHARFAAQRIKDAIVDRMRDEGLERPSVNTDLPDVRVNLSLRKGRASLSIDLGGGPLHRRGWRGAAHEAPLKENLAAALLLRAQWPRLHAAGGGLLDPMCGSGTLLIEGALMAADVAPGLMRHGSLPPSRWLGFDKAAWKAIQTEARDREAAGLAALKPVIHGSDIDPVAIQAARENAEVAGVAHAIRFTRADVADLAAPEQEIGAVVCNPPYDERLAADPALYRALGNALQKAVPQWRASLLCGNDELAFATGLRASKKYQMFNGALECALIVCDPIAVPGRDPAHPRELSEGAQMVANRLRKNLKKFKSWRAREDITCFRAYDADLPEYAAAIDVYEEDGGQRRTFLHVQEYAAPAAIPENDVRRRRNELLAAAREVFGVPPEQVSMKSRERGKGGSKYGRFEQRDEFIVVRENNALLQVNLFDYLDTGLFLDHRPLRRMMAEQVRGKRFLNLFCYTGVASVQAAVAGAASTTSVDLSATYLQWCYDNLALNGQGGNQHLLVQADAMAWLEGDRGQYDVIFCDPPTFSNSARADDFDVQREQLKLLRAAVARLAPGGVLYFSNNFRRFKLEENAIAEFARCREITARTIGPDFERNARIHRAWELKRVG; translated from the coding sequence GTGAAATTCTTCGTCTCCTGCGCCAAGGGCCTGGAATACCTGCTTGCCGACGAACTGTCGGCCCTGGGCCTTGGCAAGGCCACCGCCACCATCGCCGGCGTCAACGCCGAAGGCGAGCTGGCGCAGGCCCTGCGTATCGTGATGTGGTCGCGCCTGGCCAGCCGCGTGCTGTGGCCGATCGACGAGTTCGACTGCCCGGACGAGCAGGCGCTGTATGACGGCGTGCGCGCCCTGCCGTGGCACGAGCACATCAAGCCGGAGATGACCCTGGCGGTGGACGCGCACGTGTCCGGCGACAAGATCACCCATGCGCGCTTTGCCGCGCAGCGGATCAAGGACGCCATCGTCGACCGCATGCGCGATGAAGGCCTGGAACGGCCGTCGGTGAACACCGATCTGCCCGATGTGCGCGTGAACCTGTCGCTGCGCAAGGGCCGTGCGTCGCTGTCGATCGATCTGGGCGGTGGCCCGCTGCACCGCCGTGGCTGGCGCGGTGCCGCCCACGAGGCACCGCTGAAGGAAAACCTGGCTGCCGCGCTGCTGCTGCGCGCGCAGTGGCCGCGCCTGCACGCCGCCGGCGGTGGCCTGCTGGACCCGATGTGCGGCAGCGGCACCCTGCTGATCGAAGGCGCGCTGATGGCCGCCGACGTCGCCCCCGGCCTGATGCGCCACGGCAGCCTGCCGCCCAGCCGTTGGCTGGGCTTCGACAAGGCCGCCTGGAAGGCGATCCAGACCGAAGCACGCGACCGCGAAGCGGCCGGCCTGGCCGCCTTGAAGCCGGTCATCCACGGCAGTGACATCGACCCGGTAGCGATCCAGGCCGCGCGCGAGAACGCCGAAGTGGCCGGCGTGGCCCATGCCATCCGCTTCACCCGTGCCGACGTGGCCGATCTTGCCGCGCCGGAACAGGAGATCGGCGCGGTGGTCTGCAACCCGCCGTACGACGAGCGCCTGGCCGCCGACCCGGCCCTGTACCGCGCGCTGGGCAACGCCCTGCAGAAGGCGGTGCCGCAGTGGCGTGCCAGCCTGTTGTGTGGCAACGATGAACTGGCCTTCGCCACCGGCCTGCGTGCGTCCAAGAAGTACCAGATGTTCAACGGTGCGCTGGAATGCGCGCTGATCGTCTGCGACCCGATTGCCGTACCGGGCCGTGACCCGGCGCACCCGCGCGAGCTGAGCGAAGGCGCGCAGATGGTGGCCAACCGCCTGCGCAAGAACCTGAAGAAATTCAAGAGCTGGCGCGCGCGCGAGGACATCACCTGCTTCCGCGCCTACGATGCCGACCTGCCCGAATACGCGGCCGCCATCGACGTCTATGAAGAAGACGGTGGCCAGCGCCGCACCTTCCTGCATGTGCAGGAATATGCGGCACCGGCGGCCATTCCGGAAAACGACGTGCGCCGCCGCCGCAACGAACTGCTGGCCGCCGCGCGCGAGGTGTTCGGCGTGCCGCCGGAACAGGTGTCGATGAAGTCGCGCGAGCGCGGCAAGGGCGGCAGCAAGTACGGCCGTTTCGAGCAGCGCGATGAGTTCATCGTGGTGCGCGAAAACAACGCGCTGCTGCAGGTGAACCTGTTCGATTACCTCGATACCGGCCTGTTCCTGGACCACCGCCCGCTGCGCCGCATGATGGCCGAGCAGGTGCGTGGCAAGCGCTTCCTCAACCTGTTCTGCTACACCGGCGTGGCCAGCGTGCAGGCGGCGGTGGCCGGTGCGGCCAGCACCACCAGCGTCGACCTGTCGGCCACCTATCTGCAGTGGTGCTACGACAACCTGGCGCTGAACGGGCAGGGCGGCAACCAGCACCTGCTGGTTCAGGCCGATGCCATGGCCTGGCTGGAAGGCGATCGCGGCCAGTACGACGTGATCTTCTGTGACCCGCCGACGTTCTCCAACTCGGCCCGCGCCGATGACTTCGACGTGCAGCGCGAGCAGTTGAAGCTGCTGCGCGCGGCCGTGGCGCGGCTGGCGCCGGGCGGCGTGCTGTACTTCTCCAACAACTTCCGCCGCTTCAAGCTGGAAGAGAACGCCATCGCCGAATTCGCCCGGTGCCGCGAGATCACCGCGCGCACGATTGGTCCGGACTTCGAGCGCAACGCACGCATCCACCGTGCGTGGGAATTGAAGCGGGTGGGGTGA
- a CDS encoding DUF3325 domain-containing protein: MMLLALTLSFAAFTALSLAMEKHQQDLHGKAAAAPARRTQWRVLGWALLGVAFALCVVDHGWAMGPVLWLGALTLAGVPLAFGLYPYRPQWIAPLAIALPLLGLLVALL, translated from the coding sequence ATGATGCTGCTGGCCCTGACGCTGTCGTTCGCTGCGTTCACCGCGCTGTCGCTGGCGATGGAAAAACACCAGCAGGACCTGCATGGCAAGGCCGCGGCGGCCCCGGCACGGCGCACGCAATGGCGCGTGCTGGGCTGGGCGCTGCTGGGGGTGGCCTTCGCCCTGTGCGTGGTCGACCACGGCTGGGCGATGGGCCCGGTGCTGTGGCTGGGTGCGCTGACCCTGGCCGGCGTACCGCTGGCCTTCGGCCTGTACCCGTACCGCCCGCAGTGGATCGCACCGCTGGCCATCGCCCTGCCGCTGCTGGGCCTGCTGGTGGCGCTGCTGTAA
- a CDS encoding PepSY-associated TM helix domain-containing protein: MKNGFRQSMAWLHTWTGLLVGWLLLLIFMAGTASYYREEISRWMRPELPSARVSTDVAAQRAVDYLQANAGNAEMWYVTLPQPRNPAMSTFWRVPADQADPTKGRRGAFGDATLDPNTGNELKARETRGGDFFYRLHFDLHYIPVYWARYLVGFCAMFMLVAIITGVITHKKIFKDFFTFRKDKGLRSWLDFHNVSAVMALPYHAMITYTGIVTLMIMYLPWGVKVAYPQDEDKFFAEAFGGMAEVSEPAQGKAAPVAIARLLDSARAHWHGVEVAGFTISNPGAGNAVIDIRQRDGKRLSIDTPSLRYDMVNGTLLQESPPSGGATATRGVLYGLHLARFADWGLRALFFLSGLTGCLMVASGVVLWAVKERPKHAKSGRIGFGLRLVDALNIGAVAGLPIAFAAYFWGNRLLPLDLAERSSAEANVFFYAWGAALLAAFIWPKRMMWAWQLYLGAALFALLPVVNALTTHAHLGVTLRSGDWVLAGFDLSMLAFGAMLALCGWRMQRWTPPLSAAEKKKRAAAAAAKASVAAPAGAEAGA, encoded by the coding sequence ATGAAGAACGGATTCCGCCAATCGATGGCCTGGCTGCACACCTGGACCGGCCTGCTGGTGGGCTGGCTGCTGCTGCTGATCTTCATGGCCGGCACCGCCAGCTATTACCGCGAAGAAATCAGCCGCTGGATGCGCCCGGAACTGCCCAGCGCGCGGGTCAGCACCGACGTGGCCGCGCAGCGCGCGGTCGACTACCTGCAGGCCAACGCCGGCAATGCCGAGATGTGGTACGTAACGCTGCCGCAGCCGCGCAACCCGGCCATGAGCACCTTCTGGCGCGTGCCTGCCGACCAGGCCGACCCGACCAAGGGCCGTCGCGGCGCGTTCGGCGATGCCACCCTGGACCCCAACACCGGCAACGAACTGAAGGCGCGCGAAACCCGCGGCGGTGACTTCTTCTACCGCCTGCATTTCGACCTGCACTACATCCCGGTGTACTGGGCGCGCTACCTGGTCGGCTTCTGCGCCATGTTCATGCTGGTGGCGATCATCACCGGGGTGATCACCCACAAGAAAATCTTCAAGGACTTCTTCACCTTCCGCAAGGACAAGGGCCTGCGCTCGTGGCTGGATTTCCACAACGTGAGCGCGGTGATGGCGCTGCCGTACCACGCCATGATCACCTACACCGGCATCGTCACGTTGATGATCATGTACCTGCCGTGGGGGGTGAAGGTGGCCTACCCGCAGGATGAGGACAAGTTCTTCGCCGAAGCCTTCGGCGGCATGGCCGAGGTGAGCGAGCCGGCCCAGGGCAAGGCCGCGCCGGTGGCCATCGCGCGCCTGCTCGACAGCGCCCGCGCGCACTGGCATGGCGTGGAAGTGGCCGGCTTCACCATTTCCAACCCCGGTGCGGGCAATGCGGTGATCGACATCCGCCAGCGTGATGGCAAGCGCCTGTCCATCGACACCCCGTCGCTGCGCTACGACATGGTCAACGGCACGCTGCTGCAGGAAAGCCCGCCCTCCGGCGGTGCCACCGCCACCCGCGGCGTGCTGTACGGCCTGCACCTGGCGCGCTTTGCAGATTGGGGCCTGCGTGCCCTGTTCTTCCTGTCCGGTCTGACCGGCTGCCTGATGGTGGCCAGCGGCGTGGTGCTGTGGGCGGTGAAGGAACGGCCCAAGCATGCCAAGAGTGGCCGCATCGGCTTCGGCCTGCGCCTGGTCGATGCGCTGAACATCGGCGCGGTGGCCGGCCTGCCGATTGCCTTCGCTGCGTACTTCTGGGGCAACCGCTTGCTGCCGCTGGACCTGGCCGAACGCTCCAGCGCCGAAGCCAACGTGTTCTTCTACGCCTGGGGCGCGGCACTGCTGGCGGCCTTCATCTGGCCCAAGCGGATGATGTGGGCCTGGCAGCTGTACCTGGGTGCAGCGTTGTTCGCGCTGCTGCCGGTGGTCAATGCCCTGACCACCCACGCGCACCTGGGCGTGACCCTGCGCAGCGGTGACTGGGTGCTGGCCGGCTTCGATCTGTCGATGCTTGCCTTCGGCGCGATGCTGGCCCTGTGCGGCTGGCGCATGCAGCGCTGGACGCCGCCGTTGAGCGCGGCCGAGAAGAAGAAGCGCGCGGCGGCGGCAGCGGCCAAGGCGTCGGTTGCGGCGCCCGCAGGAGCGGAGGCTGGCGCATGA
- a CDS encoding DUF3649 domain-containing protein — translation MDRSPAIASSRLSTFFASPRWGVLSRSLAAIFGGYALGSVTSVFCVVALPGARGQTVLTGMMLGILMAACAALWAFATRSALRAWVGILLPTLLMAAIARLLGAWA, via the coding sequence GTGGATCGCTCGCCCGCTATTGCCAGCTCCCGCCTCAGCACCTTCTTCGCCAGCCCACGCTGGGGCGTGCTGTCCCGTTCGCTGGCCGCCATCTTCGGCGGCTACGCGCTGGGGTCGGTCACCAGTGTGTTCTGCGTGGTCGCCCTGCCCGGCGCGCGCGGGCAGACCGTGCTGACCGGGATGATGCTGGGCATCCTGATGGCCGCCTGCGCCGCGCTGTGGGCATTTGCCACGCGCAGTGCGCTGCGCGCCTGGGTCGGCATCCTCCTGCCCACCCTGCTGATGGCCGCGATCGCGCGCCTGCTGGGGGCCTGGGCATGA